The Eleginops maclovinus isolate JMC-PN-2008 ecotype Puerto Natales chromosome 18, JC_Emac_rtc_rv5, whole genome shotgun sequence genome segment AGAACAGCCAAAGGTCTAACTTTGGCTTTGTGATAGCAATGGCCGCTTACACTGCTTACAGCGGTTACAGCAAGCCGCCTCAATCTTACGCAGGCTCTTACTACGATGAGAAGCAGGCCAGGACATATGCAGACTATCAAGACTCTgttgaagaggaaaaaaggagaattGAGAAGAAAGACCGCAAGGATGCCATCTGTTGTGAGGTAGTGGCCCTCATCATTGGCTTCATTGGACTAATTGGAGTTGCAGCCGTGACGGGCCTGCCGATGTGGAAGGTAACAGCGTTTATCGAGGAGAACATCATTGTCATGGAGACCCGCTGGGAGGGTCTATGGATGAACTGCTACAGACAAGCCAACATTAGGATGCAGTGCAAGGTGTACGATTCCCTACTGTTTCTGCCCCCAGACCTCCAGGCTGCTAGGGGTCTGATGTGCAGCTCCGTAGCCCTGTCCTGCATCGCCCTCATCGTTTCAGCAGTGGGGATGAAGTGTACCAAAGTGGTGGACCATCGGGCTCGCACCAAGCATATTGTTCTTGTTGCTGGGGGCTGTCTGTTCCTTCTGGCCTGCCTCACTACCATAATCCCTGTGTCCTGGACTGGCCATGTCATCATCAGGGATTTCTACAACCCTCTGCTGATCGATGCCCAGCGCAGAGAGCTTGGTGAGGCTCTTTACATCGGCTGGGTGACTTCAGCTTTGCTTTTCACTGCGGGAGTGATCCTGCTGTGCCGTCACGCTCCCCGCACCCAGGAATCAGATGAGAGGATTGTATACAACAACGGAAATATCTACCAACCTGGATACGCTTATCAGCCTGCATACACATACCAGCCAGCTTACACTTACCAGCCTCCCTACTCACTACCCCCACCTGGGTCTGTGGCATACACACCAAGTCAGTACTAATAAGGAAAATCAAGACCTTTTTggactattttttttaacttgccAAGACTTGGCACATTTGAATGAGTTTGAACGGACTAATATGACAAAAGGCCGTCACTGGAAATGGCCCAATCTTTTATTACTTCCTCAAAGAGAGCCAAGTTTATTACAGAGGTGGAAATTCATTATGGAACAGATTGTGTTTTGATCATGATGAATTGTGCTGAATTACtttatgtattgtttgttgCCATATGTGTAGTTAACACTAAATTATATCAATCATTCAGAAGTATTTCAATCTGTAACAGCATTATACAAAATTTACTGATTTCACTGTCTTAACTGCCTCTGTCGACATGCTCTTTGAGAACAAATTATGCACTAGGCCTTTTTCAGATAATATACATCCATATGATTTGTGTTAACTGCCGAGTTGTTGTGtgaatgtactttttttaaatgatgacatGCATAAAATGGCTATTGTGATTTTCAATAAAGGGATAATGTAAAGAAAcataagttgtgtttttattatgttgccTAACAAACTGCACCCATTTAGCTCACGGGTGTGGAAGTGGAAGGTTGGTATGTTGTTTCCATTGTCGTCagtgtaaatgttatttaactGGTAAAACCAGACTGTTCACACAGGTCTACCCACACAGCAAACCAGCCTagatatttcatttcaaacaagCCAGAGCTCCAACTGCAAGCCTTTTCCTGAGCAGACAGACACATGGGACAAGATATCCAATAATGACAGTGACACATTGGTTCACTAGAATTACCCCTGTCTCATGATAAAAGacataaatattacaaaatatgaTGTTGAACAGTTtttcaatgttgttttataACTGGTATAACATTAAGTCACAGCTAGTAAccattttatgatttattaaacaCCCCGTGAttgatggatagatggatagatagataatatacaaatttgggatttttaaaaatatattttccctgtaaaatgtgATCTGAGCATGTTAATCGAGACTTCTGAATAAACAAGGTGGCAGCTTAGAGAAGCTCCTGGGTTAGGtgtacaaagaaaagaaagggcCTGGGGTATTCAGTTTCCTGGCAACCGGTCGCATTTCCCACCCCTCCCATGATGGTGTCCTGTCCACAGGGAGGAGGCAGAACAGGTGAACACgacctgctcctcctccactAGGATGCAAATACACTCCATATACTACTTCCCTTTATAGTCACACGGTGTCCACACATTATTGAACGCATGAGTTTGCAGGAATAAGAGGAGGAAAGCATGGCCAACTCAGGACTGGAGCTAGTGGGTCTAATATTGACCCTGATCGGGCTGATTGGGACAGCAGCCAGCACTGGGATGCCGATGTGGCGAGTCACAGCCTTCATTGGGGAGaacatcattgtgtttgaaACCCGCTTTGAGGGTCTGTGGATGAATTGCTTTCGGCAGGCCGACATCAGAATGCAGTGTAAGGTGTACGACTCTCTCTTGGCTCTGCCCCCTGATCTGCAGGCAGCAAGGGGGCTAATGTGCTGCTCTCTGGCACTGGGTGGCATTGGGCTGCTGATCAGTATGGTGGGGCTTCAGTGCACGTCATGCATCCAAAACAATGACCGGGCTAAGCGGCTGGTCCTCATCATTGCAGGAAGCCTGATCCTAATGGCTTGCATCTGCGTTATCATCCCTGTGTCCTGGACAGGTCACGTCATCATCAGGGACTTCTACAACCCTTTGCTGATTGACGCCCAGCGCAGGGAGCTTGGAGAGGCTCTCTACATTGGATGGGTGGCCTCCGCTTTCTTTTTCGCTGGaggatgcatttttatttgttgcaaTCTGCAGTCGGAAGAAAAGGTTTCACAGAGGTACGTGTACTCAAGGAACTCTGACTACGTTGCCTATCCACAGCCTCTACAGCCTCAACAGCTGGTGCAACTTCCCCAAACACAACCCCAGTTTCAGCCAATGCTGTCAAGACATCCATCAACCACCTACAGCTACTCATCCGGACACCCCTCTGTAAGGGGGTGGCATATCTCTGAACACTGAACAGATTGAGGTAATGATGATCACAGATATTGTGCACCTATACAAGGGGATTTCTTTTTGATACGTCTTTCCTTTGCAGTGCAATCCAAACATTTGACACTTTTATAGGTTAAagcaaaccaaaaacacatttcaaaaaatcTGCTGTGAATATAATTAAAATCActtctttaaacattatttGAGGAGAACACAATCTTAATTTCAGTCTATAATCACATTGTAAAACGGACTGTATAAATCAATACATGATTTACATGACTTGTGTGCGTGTTGtataatcttatttttattGACACCCTTTTTAGTGTAGGTTCCCGATTCTGTTTGTGTACGCTGTATATAAGTTAACCATTGAGTTGTAGACATAACGCAGGTGTATATTTGTTTACtgttaaaatgctttttttggtACATATGACAGCGCTTTGTAGTTAGAGACACAgtttatatacatatactgGATAATTCAATGTATTTCCTTTAACACATAACCTGTGCTTGAGCTTCGTATTCAAATGTATATCCCCCATCCattgcacaaaacacacatgcacattaaGTCACACAtccttgttgtttattttccatcttACAAGTACACTTTACACAGAGTCCAATCTTTGCCTGCTTAGTTTTACCAGTTGCTCCAGTCTAAACCACTATTAGAAATGGGACGAGGAAATCACAGGTACTACCCTTAGGACAGTAAATGATTTATTGGTGACTGATTGTGTGTATTACAGAGGAATGCATGTCTGAAACTCAAAACAGCTTTTGTGGGTCTATTCAACCAGGAAATAATTGTAAGTCTTTGTTTAACTTTGGTATTGTGCCCTGGAGCTTTTGGGAGCTGACGAAAACTGAACAAATGGCTGAGTAAACATGAGATGCAGGTTTAAGACTGTTTGTTGAAGGTGTGTTTAGCTTAC includes the following:
- the LOC134880342 gene encoding claudin-8-like, with the translated sequence MAAYTAYSGYSKPPQSYAGSYYDEKQARTYADYQDSVEEEKRRIEKKDRKDAICCEVVALIIGFIGLIGVAAVTGLPMWKVTAFIEENIIVMETRWEGLWMNCYRQANIRMQCKVYDSLLFLPPDLQAARGLMCSSVALSCIALIVSAVGMKCTKVVDHRARTKHIVLVAGGCLFLLACLTTIIPVSWTGHVIIRDFYNPLLIDAQRRELGEALYIGWVTSALLFTAGVILLCRHAPRTQESDERIVYNNGNIYQPGYAYQPAYTYQPAYTYQPPYSLPPPGSVAYTPSQY
- the LOC134880343 gene encoding LOW QUALITY PROTEIN: claudin-4-like (The sequence of the model RefSeq protein was modified relative to this genomic sequence to represent the inferred CDS: inserted 1 base in 1 codon), coding for MANSGLELVGLILTLIGLIGTAASTGMPMWRVTAFIGENIIVFETRFEGLWMNCFRQADIRMQCKVYDSLLALPPDLQAARGLMCCSLALGGIGLLISMVGLQCTSCIQNNDRAKRLVLIIAGSLILMACICVIIPVSWTGHVIIRDFYNPLLIDAQRRELGEALYIGWVASAFFFAGGCIFICCNLQSEEKVSQRYVYSRNSDYVAYPQPLQPQQLVQLPQTQPQFQPMLSRHPSTTYSYSSGHPSVXGVAYL